From Pandoraea vervacti, the proteins below share one genomic window:
- a CDS encoding response regulator — protein MKILVVDDDPDLRDLLREYLSRHGFSVAVMHDGEGLAARLERERPALIVLDLMMPKIDGLTALRDLRARNDDVPVILLTARSDEIDRIVGLEIGADDYLGKPFSPRELLARINAVLRRRKTPDAAVPEQRENYAFGPFMLDFRSRTLTRDAQLLTLSDGEYGLLRLLVNHAMQVLSRERIIELLYGADSDVNDRGIDVQIWRLRRLLDEDAQSPRFIQTVRGRGYIFVPDGQRADMAAG, from the coding sequence ATGAAGATTCTTGTTGTCGACGACGATCCCGATCTGCGTGACCTGCTGCGCGAGTATTTGAGCCGCCACGGCTTCTCCGTGGCGGTGATGCACGATGGCGAAGGGCTGGCTGCGCGCCTCGAGCGGGAGCGCCCCGCCCTGATCGTGCTCGATCTCATGATGCCCAAGATCGACGGGCTGACCGCGCTGCGCGACCTGCGCGCGCGAAATGACGACGTGCCGGTCATTCTGCTGACCGCGCGCAGTGACGAGATCGATCGTATCGTGGGGCTGGAAATCGGCGCCGACGATTACCTTGGCAAGCCCTTCAGCCCGCGTGAGCTGCTCGCCCGTATCAACGCCGTGCTGCGTCGTCGCAAGACCCCGGACGCGGCCGTGCCGGAACAGCGCGAAAACTACGCGTTCGGGCCGTTCATGCTCGACTTCCGCAGCCGCACGCTCACGCGCGACGCGCAGTTGCTCACGCTCTCGGACGGTGAGTACGGATTGCTGCGTCTGCTCGTGAACCATGCCATGCAGGTACTTTCGCGCGAACGCATCATCGAATTGCTGTACGGCGCGGACAGCGACGTCAACGACCGCGGCATCGACGTGCAGATCTGGCGCCTGCGCCGTCTGCTCGACGAAGACGCGCAGAGCCCGCGCTTCATCCAGACCGTGCGTGGACGCGGTTACATCTTCGTTCCGGACGGCCAACGCGCCGACATGGCTGCCGGTTGA